Proteins found in one Candidatus Methylomirabilota bacterium genomic segment:
- a CDS encoding nucleotidyltransferase domain-containing protein has product MDVAAQRAAYVQRLETALPRVVEALATIPGVQRVSVFGSYARGRRDLFTDLDLLVVWETERPALDRLQFLYSRLDVPVDVDIVCYTPAELQASSDDPFIRRLLGEEVVLYEIQPR; this is encoded by the coding sequence ATGGACGTCGCCGCGCAGCGCGCCGCATACGTGCAACGACTCGAGACGGCCCTGCCTCGAGTGGTCGAGGCGCTTGCCACGATCCCGGGCGTCCAGCGCGTGAGCGTGTTCGGTTCCTACGCCCGCGGCCGGCGGGATCTCTTCACGGACCTGGACCTGCTCGTGGTGTGGGAGACGGAGCGTCCGGCGCTGGACCGGCTTCAGTTCCTCTACTCGCGCCTCGACGTGCCGGTCGACGTCGATATCGTATGCTACACCCCCGCCGAGCTCCAGGCCTCGAGCGACGATCCCTTCATCCGGAGGCTCCTCGGCGAGGAGGTCGTGCTCTATGAGATCCAGCCCCGCTGA